The Carassius auratus strain Wakin chromosome 27, ASM336829v1, whole genome shotgun sequence genome includes a region encoding these proteins:
- the LOC113045226 gene encoding transcription factor jun-D-like — protein sequence MMKKDMSLNLNDQNSSSLKPDLRDAEGILSSPELGLLKLASPELERLIIQANGMVTTSPNSQFVYPKTVSDEQEFAEGFVKALEDLHKQNQLSGGACVPPTLNRLASGTDLPVYTNLSTYGSTTVNYSTDTIPFPPPPPAQSSLKDEPQTVPDMQSFGDSPPLSPINMDTQERIKAERKKLRNRIAASKCRKRKLERISRLEDKVKNLKSQNTELASTANVLREQVAQLKQRVMNHVNNGCQLLPNQVQAY from the coding sequence ATGATGAAGAAAGACATGAGTTTGAACTTAAACGACCAGAACAGCTCCAGCCTGAAGCCCGATCTGAGGGATGCTGAAGGGATCCTCAGTTCCCCCGAGCTGGGGCTCCTGAAACTGGCTTCTCCGGAGCTGGAGAGGCTCATCATCCAGGCCAACGGGATGGTGACCACCTCGCCGAACTCCCAGTTCGTCTACCCGAAGACGGTGAGCGACGAGCAGGAGTTCGCGGAGGGATTCGTCAAAGCCCTGGAGGACCTTCACAAGCAGAACCAGCTGAGCGGAGGCGCGTGCGTCCCTCCGACGCTCAACAGACTCGCGAGCGGCACGGATCTGCCCGTGTACACGAACTTGAGCACGTACGGGAGCACCACGGTGAACTATTCCACGGACACCATTCCGTTCCCTCCACCGCCGCCCGCGCAGTCGTCTCTGAAGGACGAGCCGCAGACCGTGCCGGACATGCAGAGCTTCGGCGACAGTCCTCCGCTGTCCCCCATCAACATGGACACACAGGAGCGCATCAAGGCCGAGCGGAAGAAGCTGCGCAACCGCATCGCCGCCTCCAAATGCCGCAAGCGGAAACTGGAGCGGATATCCCGGCTGGAAGACAAAGTGAAGAACCTGAAGAGCCAGAACACGGAGCTCGCGTCCACCGCCAACGTGCTGAGAGAACAAGTGGCGCAGTTAAAACAGAGAGTGATGAACCACGTTAACAACGGGTGCCAGTTACTGCCTAACCAAGTGCAAGCTTATTAG
- the LOC113045225 gene encoding uncharacterized protein LOC113045225, which yields MHSENLRFPTPYCQLCLRRTPGPADGSCLRMESGVAPFPKELGMERAERTGASLVYSDEIRHPCYRWDSACVREIRRECGCVQRWYYPELLHPFNGDHVLKVRGHRCYSSYVQERDNIHQPEYNGHCERRRVSFRHHEERPETGRQSHCNGPNYNQPGFFPTEVPSSKLGRSKTLGNRLQVNGPQREDVRTSRGDEGLEKHGKQRKSQGTVREQIKQVVTELEEVLGGLKQVQLEMKEVVQQIDILTSNIDLGEDEPSLSNALSQDATKSSRIGVVALIHNSNSEEDVSTSNSSLAHSPVTVDLVHINSPSPMRNCTSLSPPEQRSVTVEDKGKRVVKQSSETQRTANGNCLPHRTARKGQMENHRPPAAPAVCTNSNKTQRPPPYPQNGQVKMRMPPYPGKHKALSSTVVD from the exons ATGCACTCGGAGAATTTGAGATTCCCAACGCCTTACTGCCAACTTTGCTTGCGACGCACACCGGGCCCCGCAGACGGATCATGTCTGCGTATGGAGTCCGGAGTAGCCCCGTTCCCAAAGGAGTTGGGGATGGAGCGAGCGGAGAGGACTGGAGCATCACTGGTTTACTCCGACGAGATCCGACATCCGTGCTACAGGTGGGACTCGGCTTGCGTTCGGGAGATCCGGCGAGAGTGTGGATGCGTCCAGCGGTGGTATTACCCAGAGCTGTTGCATCCCTTCAACGGTGACCATGTTttgaaggtcagaggtcaccggTGCTACTCATCCTATGTTCAGGAAAGGGACAACATTCATCAGCCGGAATATAACGGACATTGCGAGAGGAGACGGGTGTCATTCCGGCATCACGAGGAGCGACCCGAGACTGGAAGACAATCACACTGTAATGGGCCGAACTACAATCAGCCAGGTTTTTTCCCAACTGAGGTGCCCTCGAGCAAGCTGGGCCGGTCCAAGACACTCGGGAACAGACTGCAGGTGAATGGACCGCAGCGGGAGGACGTAAGGACGTCTCGGGGGGACGAGGGTCTGGAGAAACATGGCAAGCAGAGGAAGAGCCAGGGAACAGTACGGGAACAGATCAAACAAGTGGTCACCGAGCTCGAGGAAGTGCTGGGTGGTCTCAAACAGGTCCAGTTGGAGATGAAAGAG GTCGTCCAACAGATCGACATTCTGACGTCTAATATTGACCTTGGTGAAGACGAACCAAGTCTATCCAATGCACTCTCCCAAGATGCCACCAAAAGCAGTCGGATTGGTGTTGTGGCACTGATCCACAATTCAAACAGTGAAGAGGACGTGTCCACTTCCAATTCCTCTCTCGCTCACAGCCCTGTCACTGTGGATTTAGTTCACATTAACAGTCCTTCACCGATGAGAAACTGCACAAGTCTATCCCCTCCTGAGCAACGATCCGTTACTGTTGAGGATAAAGGCAAACGAGTTGTGAAACAGAGCTCAGAGACTCAAAGGACAGCCAATGGAAACTGCCTACCACATCGGACGGCAAGGAAAGGCCAGATGGAAAACCACAGACCCCCTGCAGCTCCAGCAGTGTGCACTAACTCAAATAAAACCCAACGGCCTCCACCTTACCCTCAGAACGGACAGGTGAAGATGAGGATGCCCCCCTATCCTGGAAAACATAAGGCGCTCTCCTCCACCGTAGT GGACTGA
- the LOC113045227 gene encoding pyroglutamyl-peptidase 1-like: protein MEQKKTVIVTGFEPFGEHAVNASWVAVQELEKLGLGHDIKLHIAEVPVEYQAVQSLLPSLWKQQLPQLVVHVGVSGMATTVTLEQCGHNQGYMRLDNCSFCPESRCCMEGGPDCIQSVIDMDAVCKRVNSSGLGVSVSVSKDAGRYLCDYTYYMSLFLGEGRSAFVHVPPLGKPYSAEQLARALRAVILEMLELMENNKGKKPCLHNQ from the exons ATGGAGCAGAAGAAAACGGTTATCGTGACAG GCTTTGAGCCGTTCGGTGAACACGCTGTCAATGCCAGCTGGGTGGCAGTACAG GAGCTGGAGAAGCTGGGTCTGGGTCACGATATAAAGCTTCACATCGCTGAGGTTCCTGTGGAGTATCAGGCGGTCCAGAGTCTTCTGCCGTCTCTATGGAAACAGCAGCTTCCTCAA TTAGTGGTCCATGTTGGAGTGTCCGGGATGGCCACAACAGTAACTCTTGAACAGTGTGGTCATAACCAGGGTTACATGCGGCTGGATAACTGCAGCTTCTGTCCGGAGTCACGCTGCTGTATGGAGGGAGGACCCGACTGTATTCAGTCTGTCATAGACATGGACGCCGTCTGCAAGAGAGTCAACTCCTCCGGGCTCGGCGTCTCTGTGTCGGTCTCAAAGGACGCCGGCAG GTATCTGTGTGATTACACCTACTACATGTCTCTGTTTCTGGGTGAGGGCAGGTCTGCGTTTGTGCACGTTCCTCCTCTGGGGAAGCCCTACAGCGCGGAGCAGCTCGCTCGGGCCCTCAGGGCCGTCATCCTGGAGATGCTCGAACTGATGGAGAACAACAAGGGAAAGAAACCCTGTCTGCACAACCAATGA